A DNA window from Maribellus comscasis contains the following coding sequences:
- a CDS encoding TonB-dependent receptor, with protein MKIKQLALFFTQAFFALQLFSQTINGIIINADNQQPVPDANISIQNSTLGTVSDGNGFFSITTPQNIKPILLVSCVGFESQEIETSAIGNENLEINLQPVTVQLNKSIVVTASRNQLLSFQTPDAVSVLTQEELKNNAPRSMAEALIGTAGVWMQKTNHGGGSPFVRGFTGNQTLLLIDGIRLNNATFRYGPNQYFNTIDIFSVDQVEVIRGKGSVLYGSDALGGVINVITRTPDYSSGKSRFGGRGKVKYMNKGMEKSGIGELLFRTKNIALSGSVNYKDFGDIFGGGSLGYERPSGYDETGVNMKAKLRLSGNWQITSAYQYLIQNNVGRYDQVAQRGYQLYSFDPQIHRLAYAKVEHFSKNEWFRKIKLTVSNQHSDETRKKQKENSSTYTKENDVVKTNGISLENFSTFSKKWEAVTGAEFYSDNVESEQTDTNLENGEETESRGLYPNNSSMQNFAVFSQHTLKFDKFHLNMGGRFNTFRIHSVDDEFGEVTLKPSSLVGNISGQYFTTPEQQFMLSAHTAFRAPNINDISSFGQFDYGIEIPSTDLAPEKTFTLEGGYKKTSEWFSMALTVFNTRLRDQIVRVEATYNGSETINGERVYKKSNVAKSNISGVEFESGLKLSSQFSLINNLTWLYGKNLENDEPMRRIPPLNGKLALQYSKSKIFGEAEFLFAAKQDRLSGGDIDDHRIPDGGTPGWNILNLKAGYSWKNIAVNAGLQNVFNQAYRIHGSGVDGYGRSLWVTLQFEI; from the coding sequence ATGAAAATTAAACAACTCGCATTGTTTTTCACACAAGCTTTTTTCGCACTACAACTTTTTTCGCAAACCATTAATGGCATTATTATAAATGCTGATAATCAGCAGCCTGTACCCGATGCAAATATTTCTATTCAAAACTCAACATTGGGAACCGTTTCCGATGGCAATGGATTTTTTTCAATAACAACACCTCAAAATATAAAACCGATCCTTTTGGTTTCGTGTGTAGGTTTTGAATCTCAGGAAATAGAAACGAGCGCCATTGGAAATGAAAATCTTGAAATCAATCTTCAACCGGTTACTGTGCAACTCAATAAAAGCATTGTGGTTACAGCGTCAAGAAACCAGTTGTTGTCTTTCCAGACTCCTGATGCTGTTTCTGTACTAACCCAAGAGGAACTGAAAAATAATGCACCTCGTTCTATGGCCGAAGCATTGATTGGCACTGCGGGTGTATGGATGCAAAAAACCAACCACGGAGGTGGTTCACCTTTTGTCCGCGGATTCACAGGTAATCAAACTTTACTTTTGATAGACGGAATCCGGCTAAACAATGCCACGTTTCGTTATGGCCCTAATCAGTATTTCAATACCATCGATATTTTTTCAGTTGACCAGGTTGAAGTAATTCGCGGAAAAGGTTCGGTTTTGTATGGCAGCGATGCACTTGGCGGAGTAATAAATGTAATTACCCGAACTCCGGATTATAGTTCCGGAAAATCCCGGTTTGGTGGCCGTGGAAAAGTGAAATACATGAACAAAGGGATGGAAAAATCGGGCATTGGAGAACTTTTGTTCAGAACGAAAAATATTGCACTTTCAGGAAGCGTCAATTACAAAGATTTCGGAGATATTTTTGGCGGCGGATCGCTGGGGTATGAACGTCCCTCGGGCTATGATGAAACCGGTGTAAATATGAAAGCAAAACTCCGGCTATCCGGCAACTGGCAGATAACTTCAGCATACCAGTACCTCATCCAAAACAATGTGGGTCGTTACGATCAGGTTGCTCAACGTGGTTATCAATTGTATTCATTCGATCCCCAGATACACCGCCTTGCCTATGCAAAGGTGGAACACTTCAGCAAAAACGAATGGTTCAGAAAAATAAAACTTACGGTTTCCAATCAGCACTCTGATGAAACACGAAAAAAGCAAAAAGAGAATTCTTCTACTTATACAAAAGAAAACGATGTGGTAAAAACCAACGGCATTTCACTGGAGAATTTTTCCACATTCAGCAAAAAATGGGAAGCAGTAACCGGAGCTGAATTTTATTCTGATAATGTGGAATCCGAACAAACAGATACAAATTTAGAAAATGGCGAAGAAACCGAATCCCGCGGACTTTATCCCAATAACTCATCAATGCAGAATTTTGCTGTATTTAGTCAGCACACTTTAAAATTTGACAAGTTCCATTTAAATATGGGCGGTCGTTTCAATACGTTTCGGATTCATTCTGTTGACGATGAATTTGGCGAAGTTACGCTAAAACCCAGCTCACTGGTGGGAAACATCTCCGGACAATATTTTACAACTCCGGAACAACAATTTATGCTTTCGGCACACACTGCTTTCCGTGCACCAAATATTAACGACATCAGTTCTTTTGGTCAGTTTGATTATGGCATTGAAATTCCATCCACTGATCTTGCACCGGAAAAAACGTTTACACTTGAAGGTGGTTACAAAAAAACATCAGAATGGTTTTCGATGGCCCTGACTGTTTTTAATACTCGCTTAAGAGACCAGATAGTGAGAGTGGAAGCTACATACAACGGAAGTGAAACTATTAATGGAGAGCGTGTTTACAAAAAATCAAACGTGGCAAAATCGAACATTTCTGGAGTGGAATTTGAATCCGGATTAAAATTAAGTTCTCAGTTTTCGCTTATCAATAACCTTACGTGGTTATATGGCAAAAATCTTGAAAATGATGAACCAATGAGACGAATTCCGCCATTAAACGGAAAACTGGCGCTGCAATATTCCAAATCAAAAATTTTTGGAGAAGCAGAATTTCTGTTTGCCGCCAAACAAGACCGGCTCTCCGGCGGTGATATCGACGACCACCGCATTCCTGATGGTGGAACCCCAGGGTGGAATATATTAAATCTGAAAGCCGGCTATTCCTGGAAAAACATTGCAGTCAACGCCGGACTACAAAATGTTTTTAACCAGGCCTATCGTATTCATGGTTCAGGCGTAGATGGTTACGGCAGATCATTATGGGTTACGCTTCAATTTGAAATTTAA